In Vanessa cardui chromosome 28, ilVanCard2.1, whole genome shotgun sequence, one genomic interval encodes:
- the LOC124541614 gene encoding probable C-mannosyltransferase DPY19L1 → MEATPEEVQDGSKDRKSFGRKLLVFTLLSGLAYSLGYIHYKYVSHLFENDRNFLYLSDLEREMSFRTEMGFYYSYYKTVVEEKPLLAGMYKIIFDTLVEYPKDVNAINRFNIIPEVIIGATYRYFEPWLNTTQYRECHMVERGPGHSPVESCVGIGQPVFFYLEVIWWLSGLTVAALFLHATVLSQSVLGGLLAVTQYFTNHDECTRVQWAPNERENLAAPLLLLQAWLLTLRLRETSKNRILKIEILTLFVNILCLLFWQFTQFIFLTQLAIFFVMEQLKIIDVKTFSLILYSHFCSLHTAVLLLQGNDMLKCSLYTTFLITISVYCLFLSYLRIKVQSHLDLLIETWLVILRILLVVCLSWYLKKLFSDYLEVEEDSHVWDILYSKFTDYKSFHTMIYTCSEVFDFLQVKSVVNMMRSLLIPLVLVSCVNVVRYWQRTARNSCAREMEGVCERDEKQGKIDDEDSGIENNTEVVPKKEPAKIDPLLLYLRNLQVESAIFYNISQMVVYGVMAVLVMRLKLLFSTHMCLVSSLIFNRKYYILPKSFSKYIPIMWAIIIVPILTELSKNVTKEMSHIGEFNDYPQEELLLWISKEAGAGAFAGSMPISASVMLSTRRPIITHPHYEHLEARQRAYAVYKMYGKFSLNDLYLELNKYRATYLIVETKYCYGRSKRRCSLEDIWDAEAPGLRSRPRLCHALLTEPADHFYPVFRNDHYAVFRVHDFSVRYMPRTFDT, encoded by the exons ATGGAGGCGACTCCAGAAGAAGTACAAGACGGCAGTAAAGATCGTAAATCGTTCGGAAGAAAACTTTTAGTATTTACACTTTTAAGTGGCCTCG cATATTCTCTAGGTTATATACACTACAAATATGTATCGCATCTCTTCGAAAATGACAGGAATTTCCTTTATTTATCGGATCTCGAACGAGAAATGTCGTTCCGGACAGAAATGGGCTTCTATTACTCGTATTACAAAACGGTTGTCGAAGAAAAACCATTACTTGCtggaatgtataaaataatatttgacacgTTAGTCGAATATCCCAAGGACGTCAATGCGattaatagatttaatattattcccGAG GTCATTATAGGGGCTACGTACAGATACTTCGAGCCTTGGTTGAACACGACCCAGTACAGGGAATGCCACATGGTCGAGAGGGGCCCAGGCCACAGTCCCGTGGAGAGCTGTGTCGGCATTGGGCAGCCTGTGTTCTTCTACTTGGAGGTGATCTGGTGGTTATCTGGTCTCACCGTAGCCGCCTTGTTCCTACACGCCACCGTACTGAG CCAAAGTGTCCTTGGTGGTCTGCTGGCGGTGACCCAATACTTCACTAACCACGACGAGTGTACCAGAGTGCAGTGGGCGCCGAATGAGAGGGAGAATCTGGCAGCGCCCCTGCTCCTCCTCCAAGCCTGGCTGCTGACCCTGAGACTCAGGGAGACGAGCAAGAACAGGATCTTGAAGATTGAG ATATTGACACTCTTCGTAAACATACTCTGCCTGTTATTCTGGCAGTTCACGCAGTTCATATTCCTGACTCAGCTGGCCATATTCTTCGTGATGGAACAGCTAAAGATAATCGACGTGAAGACCTTCTCCCTGATCCTGTACTCTCACTTCTGCAGCCTGCACACAGCAGTGCTGCTGCTGCAAGGAAACGATATGCTGAAGTGTTCCTTGTACACGACATTCCTGATCACCATATCGGTGTACTGCCTCTTCTTAAGCTACTTGCGGATCAAGGTCCAGAGCCACTTGGACCTGTTAATCGAGACCTGGCTTGTCATCCTGAGGATATTGCTCGTGGTCTGCCTCTCCTGGTACCTGAAGAAGCTCTTCAGCGACTACCTCGAAGTCGAAGAGGACTCCCACGTCTGGGACATACTGTACTCGAAGTTCACAGACTATAAATCGTTCCACACCATGATATACACGTGCTCGGAGGTTTTTGACTTTTTGCAAGTGAAATCCGTGGTGAATATGATGAGGAGTCTCCTGATACCACTGGTGTTGGTGAGCTGTGTCAACGTGGTGCGATACTGGCAGCGAACCGCGCGGAACAGCTGTGCGAGGGAGATGGAAGGTGTGTGCGAGCGAGACGAGAAACAAGGCAAGATTGATGACGAGGACAGCGGGATTGAAAATAATACGGAGGTTGTACCCAAAAAGGAGCCTGCAAAAATTGATCCTCTGCTGCTGTATTTGAGGAATTTGCAAGTGGAGTCCGCCATATTCTACAATATATCGCAGATGGTCGTCTATGGCGTTATGGCGGTGCTAGTGATGCGCTTGAAGCTCTTGTTTTCGACGCACATGTGCCTCGTGTCGTCTCTGATATTCAATAGGAAATATTACAT ATTGCCAAAATCGTTTTCTAAATACATACCGATCATGTGGGCGATTATAATCGTGCCGATCTTGACTGAGCTGTCCAAGAACGTAACGAAGGAGATGTCGCACATAG GCGAGTTCAACGACTACCCCCAGGAAGAGCTTTTGCTCTGGATATCGAAGGAGGCGGGCGCTGGAGCGTTCGCGGGTTCGATGCCCATTTCGGCCAGCGTGATGTTGTCGACCAGGCGGCCCATTATCACTCATCCGCATTATGAACACTTGGAAGCCAG ACAGCGCGCCTACGCCGTGTACAAAATGTACGGCAAGTTCTCGCTCAACGATCTCTACCTCGAGTTGAATAAATACCGGGCGACTTACCTCATCGTCGAGACCAAGTACTGCTACGGCAGGAgcaa GAGGCGCTGCTCGCTCGAGGACATCTGGGATGCGGAGGCGCCGGGGCTTCGGTCGCGGCCGCGGCTGTGCCACGCACTGCTAACTGAGCCCGCCGACCACTTCTACCCGGTGTTCCGAAACGACCACTACGCTGTCTTCCGGGTGCACGACTTCAGTGTCCG ATACATGCCTCGCACATTTGACACTTGA